A window of Photobacterium toruni genomic DNA:
CTGATGCGAATAGCGGATGTGCAGTTATCGTTTTCTACTATGATGGTGGCGATCATTGTGTCGGCAATTTTCCGTACCGCGTTAGGGGCTGAAACGTATGCCCAATATGCGGTGATTATGCTGGTGGTGATCATTGGTTTTGCGGAATGGCCGCAGTATGCACGAACGGTACGTGCTTCTGTTTTAGCTGAGAAAAGAAAAGAGTATGTTGAAGCGGCTAAGGTGATGGGATTTCGAGCACCACGGATCATGTTTCGTCATATTCTTCCCAACTGTTTATCGCCGATTTTAGTAATATCAACGGTACAGGTTGCCAACGCTATTATGTCGGAAGCGGCACTATCATTTTTAGGCTTAGGTTTACCGGTGGATCAGCCGTCATTGGGTTCACTGATCAGTATCGGGTTTAACTATATTTTCTCGGGCTCATGGTGGATCACTGCCTTCCCTGGAATTGTACTTATTACGCTAGTATTAGTGATTAACTTGCTCGGTGATTGGCTACGGGATGTATTTAACCCTAAGATTTATAAAGGCTAGCTTGGGTTTGTGATCAAGTCAGTAAATGAAAAAAGGCGACCGAGTGGTCGCCTTTTTGTTATTAATTAAGAATGTTATTTAGAAAATCAAATGAGCCATTAGCGCAATCACTGGCAACGTTACTAGCGTACGCAAAATAAATATTAAAAATAATTCCCATGCTTTAACCGGTACTTTACTACCAATGAGTAGTGCGCCAATTTCAGACATATAAATCAACTGAGTCACTGACATTGCAGCAATAATAAAGCGAGTCATATCACTTTGAATCGTTGATGCCAAAATCGATGGCAAGAACATATCAGCAAAACCAACCACGATTGTTTTTGATGCTGCTTCTGCTTCCGGAATATGCAGCAATTCAAGGAATGGAATAAAAGGCATGCCGAGGTAATCAAAAATAGGAGTATTTTCCGCGATCACCAATGCGACGGTACCGATAGCCATCACAACCGGTAGGACGCCAAAGACCATATCAACTGCATTTTTAAGTCCATCAATAATAATGGCAGGTAAGCTTTTTACTTCTGCGGCTTTTTTAAGTGCTTGCTCAAGCCCATAAGAAAAAACATTGTAACCTGCTGGTACGGTTTCATCGTGTGATGACTCAGTGGTGCCATTAATATAGACATTTTTCTTACGAGATAATGGTGGCAGACGTGGAACAATTATCGCAGCAACTAAACCGGCTAAACATACGGTTAAATAAAATGGGGCAAACATATGCTCTAAATTAACTTGAGCAATAACAACTAAGCTAAAAGTGATTGATACTGCTGAGAATGTAGTACCAATAACAGCAGCTTCACGCTGAGTATACATGCCTGATTCATATTGCTTGCTCGTTAATAGTACCCCAACAGAGCCATCGCCTAACCATGACGCAATACAGTTAACGGATGAACGGCCAGGAAGACCAAAAATAGGGCGCATGATACGAGTAAATAAAGTGCCAAAGAATTCTAATAAACCAAAATTAAGCAGTAGCGGGAGTAATAAACCCGCAAAAATAAACACTGAAAATAATACTGGTAGTAAATTATTTAAAACTAAACCACCAGTAGCATCATTACGGAAGATCTCTGGGCCAATATTAAAATAGGTCATTACCGCAAAAATAGCGCCAAGCTGTTGGACGATAAACCACATTAATGACGGGTTTAGTAAGCCATTGATGAAGTTATTACGGATAATGAAACTCGGTTTAAAGAGTTTTGTGATAATAGACATGATGGCAGTAAAGCTGATCACACCTGTCACAATAGATGTTAGTGAGTTTTCAAAATGACTTTGGATTGTTTTGGCTAATACTGCAATTGGGATCGTAATGTCACCATCAAAATTAATTGGTGCCATAAAGAGAAATACCCCAATTAAAGATGGAATGATAAACATTAACCAATTATTGAGATTCTTAGGTGGTGCTACTGCTTGTTGATGCATATTTGTCTATAACCTACTGGTAGAAACGGCCGAATTAATGGGGGTATCCCCGAGGTTTTGTGAGAATAACTATTCATTGTTATTCCATAAATAAGAAAATAAAGATTACCGTTTTTATTTAAAAGATGGAATAGTCAGTAACTAAAAAAATGGTTATTTATGCGATTTTTTAGGTTTTTTATTCTTAAGGTGAGCCACGAGCACCAAATATTTTTTTTGTAGTACGTCATGTTTTATAACTGTTAGATATATGTAGATAAAAAAGGCTAGGAAAAAGCAATTAAAACGGCATTGTCTTGTTTGCATTATTACCATTTGGTAATAGTCTTTATTTTTATAGGCTATTGTTGATTTTGGCTTATGGGTTAGACTCTTCCTCATCATGAAACGTCACAGAAAGATGATGTTCAGTTAAAGAATAATTCTTATTAGGTAATAAAAAAGGCCTTATAAGAAATTATGATTATTTTTGTAACAACCAAATCCAATAATCAATATTTATTTTAGATCTAGTTAAGTAAATAACAAGGTTTAATCAATATTAGAAAGGTGCAGTGACAACTTAACCTTTATAAGAAAATAAGGATTCATCCAATGACGACATTAACAACTAAACCAGGTATCACTTTAATTAAAGCGGGTTCTTTTAAACTAAATGACTTAAGTAAGCTTTTAGAAGTCGAAGGTTTAAAAAGTGATATGGCAGAAGTTGCGGTTACTAACAACACTAATGCATTAACAATCGGTCACTTCATTATGTCACCTGGTGTTGAATTTGAGTACTTTTACGATTCAGTAGAATACAAAGTTGTAACTAAGGGTAAGATTGTAATGCGTGATATGGAAGGCAACAAATATGTTGGCGAAGTGGGCGACGTTATTCTATTTACTCCTGATGTGAAAGTTATCTTTGATGCTGAGAGTGATGGCGAAGCTATTTATACTGCTCACCGTCCAGCAGCTGCAGATTTTGCACCTGCAAAATAAAACAGAATAGTTAATTGTTATAAATTAAGGCCTTAACATATTGTTAGGGCTTTTTTGTATTGGTCGTTATATATTGTTACTTGTGTGTAATAGTGTTTTGGTTTCTTGTTATATTGTTATCCATAATGTAATGGCTAATAATATAACAATAATATAATGCTTGTTGATTTCGTATAGACTGAAATGAGTGAGCTTAAATAACGATGAGGTATACCATGGCAGCACATTCAAATCAGCAATTTCATGTCGGTCAGATCATTGATGAACATCCGTTTGTTGCCGGCGATGGCGCCGTGATTGAGATGTTTCGTAATGATATGAGTAATATTGTTTTTATTGGTTTAAACGGTATCACAGCAGAAGAACAACAAATGATGGCAGAGGCCACTGCAGAATTTGGTTTAATGAAAACTGATAATGGTGGTTGTTTGGTTGTCTTTAAATTAGCTGAACTTGCCTTTGATATTCAGTTTAATGCCGCTGCTATTCCAACTGAATATTTTCAACAGCCAACAACATCAACATTAGCGTTATCAATGATAGCGCTTGATACCGCTAACAATGAACTTAAAGTGATCCGCGAGTTATCATTACCAGAAGTTGTGGCTCAACAAGTGATTGAAGTCATGCAAACTCAGCGTGCAATTGAAGATCCAATGACCGTTAATGCTGAGAACATGCATTTATTAAATACCGTAAGTACTGAAGAGTTATTGAGTAAAATCACTTTAACTCCTATTCAAACCGTGATTGCGCCAAGTTGTAGTTGTGGTCATAATCATGATGATGGTCATCATCATCATTAAGTTGGATTGATAAGATTAATAATAAAGACACTGCTTTTAAGCGGTGTTTTTTTATATATTAATAATCTTTCATAAAAACATGGAAATTAAGTTATCAATATTAACTGGGTTTCATATTAATTTTTAATGTAATATATTATAGGGTAAGATCTTGCAGGATTGTTATACGATATAAAGGATATTTGTAGAAGATGTTTAAATTACCTCTATTATTAAAAAAGCACAAAAAAAAAATTCATAAGCTTGATAATATAAAGATGTTTTTTATTGTTGCAATATTGTTATGTATTCTTTGTGGTCTCTGTATCTGTATAATTTCATTTTCTAATATAAAAATATTAAATGAGAACAATCTTTTTTATAAGTATTTATTTGATACGTTAAATTTATTATTTATATTAATTGCTTTTATATTACTTCAATGCACTAATTTTTTAGTTAAAGAAGCTCATGTGATTTTGAGTGTAGGCTTATTTTTATGGGGTGGTGCCTTATTCTTTATTGTTTATAATGATATTAATATACAGCCTATATGGATTTCATTATGGATGTCTAATATATTTAGAACGATAGGAATATCATTGTTAATAATAGGAGCGATTATTGCCATAAAAAAATCAAATAGAAAATGCAATTATTTTAAGGTGCTTGCAACAATTGATGATTTAACTGAGTTACCTAATCGTCGATATTTTTATGAAGAATCAAATAAACATGAAGATAAGATGATTTTATTTATTATGATTGATATAGATAATTTTAAAAAAATTAATGATAAATATGGGCATGACGAAGGTGATCGTATTTTACATAGTTTTGGCAAGGTTTTATTAAATTATAAAAATGATAATATATTTTCTGCTCGATTAGGCGGCGATGAATTTGCAGCTTTCATTATAAGTAGCAATAAACAAGAGGCTGTGATTTTTGCAGAATATCTTTTAGAAGAGATAAAGAAAATCATAGTTAGAGAGGGGAATCATATAACATTAAGTATAGGTATGACATATAAGTTACCTTGTGAATTAAATAGAAGCGGGTTACAAAGAGCGGATAAGGCGCTATATAAAGCTAAAAATAACAATAGAAATCGATTTGAATGGGAATAGTTAGCTATATTTATTATGCCTATGATTATTTGTAAAGGTGTGAATCACTAACGGTTCTATTGATGAATTCATTTGAGTCACAAGGCTTTGAATAATAAAATCCTTGGCATAAGTCAATGTTTAAATTATTTATTTTATTTAATTCTGAGATTGTTTCGATACCTTCAGCAACAATCATTAGCTCTAATGATTCACCTAAATTAGCTAATGTCTCAAGCATGTTACTTTTGGAAACTGCAAATTTATCTGATATAAAACATCGGTCTATTTTCATTATATCAAAAGGCAATTCTTGTATTGTTATTAGGTTTGAATATCCAGTACCTACATCATCAATAGAAAGTAATACTGATTCTTTTTTTAATTGATGCATTACTTTATTGATCTCATTTAAATAAATAAAGTTATTTTCACTTTCAGTTAATTCTATAATAATGCGATTTTTAACTGTTGGGTTTTGTCTAATAAATTTAATTATTTTTTTCATGAAAATGTCATCAAGAAGCATGGTAACTGTAAAATTAAAACTTAGCATAAAGTCTTTATTGATATTTGCTTTATTTATAGTATCAAATGCTTTTTTAATTAAATCAAAAGTAACTTCTTTTATTTCATCTGTTTTTTCTAAATCAGCAATAAATTCAGATGGTGGAATAATGATGCCATTTGAATGCCATCGGCATAATACTTCTGCGGCAATAAATTTTTGTTGTTTGGCTGAATAGATTGATTGAAAAAAAGGTAAAAATTCATTGTTAATAACAGCTTTTTTCATTTTTCTATTTAAAACTCTTTTGCTGTCAAAATATGAGGATAATAGAAATGAAACGGTATATGTAAATAACAAGGATAGAATAAAACTACTAAATAGCAAGGCAATTAAATTGTTTAATTTTAAGCCACTTGTAACGATTAGATGCAAGTGTTTTATATGATTTGTTAAACTGTAATATAAGTGAG
This region includes:
- a CDS encoding YjiH family protein — encoded protein: MHQQAVAPPKNLNNWLMFIIPSLIGVFLFMAPINFDGDITIPIAVLAKTIQSHFENSLTSIVTGVISFTAIMSIITKLFKPSFIIRNNFINGLLNPSLMWFIVQQLGAIFAVMTYFNIGPEIFRNDATGGLVLNNLLPVLFSVFIFAGLLLPLLLNFGLLEFFGTLFTRIMRPIFGLPGRSSVNCIASWLGDGSVGVLLTSKQYESGMYTQREAAVIGTTFSAVSITFSLVVIAQVNLEHMFAPFYLTVCLAGLVAAIIVPRLPPLSRKKNVYINGTTESSHDETVPAGYNVFSYGLEQALKKAAEVKSLPAIIIDGLKNAVDMVFGVLPVVMAIGTVALVIAENTPIFDYLGMPFIPFLELLHIPEAEAASKTIVVGFADMFLPSILASTIQSDMTRFIIAAMSVTQLIYMSEIGALLIGSKVPVKAWELFLIFILRTLVTLPVIALMAHLIF
- a CDS encoding ABC transporter permease — protein: MESISTVAPSRWQRFKDSDIVYYFLKDKVAMVCFAIFLSFATAALFAPFIAPTNPYDLSTIDIMDSELPPVWMEEGDANFVLGTDNQGRDIYSTILYGMRLSLTIGLLAVALQLTLGVIIGLTAGYFGGRIDSFLMRIADVQLSFSTMMVAIIVSAIFRTALGAETYAQYAVIMLVVIIGFAEWPQYARTVRASVLAEKRKEYVEAAKVMGFRAPRIMFRHILPNCLSPILVISTVQVANAIMSEAALSFLGLGLPVDQPSLGSLISIGFNYIFSGSWWITAFPGIVLITLVLVINLLGDWLRDVFNPKIYKG
- a CDS encoding GGDEF domain-containing protein, translated to MFKLPLLLKKHKKKIHKLDNIKMFFIVAILLCILCGLCICIISFSNIKILNENNLFYKYLFDTLNLLFILIAFILLQCTNFLVKEAHVILSVGLFLWGGALFFIVYNDINIQPIWISLWMSNIFRTIGISLLIIGAIIAIKKSNRKCNYFKVLATIDDLTELPNRRYFYEESNKHEDKMILFIMIDIDNFKKINDKYGHDEGDRILHSFGKVLLNYKNDNIFSARLGGDEFAAFIISSNKQEAVIFAEYLLEEIKKIIVREGNHITLSIGMTYKLPCELNRSGLQRADKALYKAKNNNRNRFEWE
- a CDS encoding EAL domain-containing protein, whose product is MKKILPFMIAILISALLSLLISNITIRYIEQRQITKIEQLLDNIIYKPQQHIEQLDNIQNYNNENKRILDLIDKRHPEIMGISYIKNDKYYYGNNGSISNTIPHYIKDVINKNIPVKFFTDPYNKNNLIYIFKYDNGYYIINFYSKLLNNISHNAITNYQVKDDNDNTPTPHLYYSLTNHIKHLHLIVTSGLKLNNLIALLFSSFILSLLFTYTVSFLLSSYFDSKRVLNRKMKKAVINNEFLPFFQSIYSAKQQKFIAAEVLCRWHSNGIIIPPSEFIADLEKTDEIKEVTFDLIKKAFDTINKANINKDFMLSFNFTVTMLLDDIFMKKIIKFIRQNPTVKNRIIIELTESENNFIYLNEINKVMHQLKKESVLLSIDDVGTGYSNLITIQELPFDIMKIDRCFISDKFAVSKSNMLETLANLGESLELMIVAEGIETISELNKINNLNIDLCQGFYYSKPCDSNEFINRTVSDSHLYK